Proteins encoded by one window of Kribbella flavida DSM 17836:
- the lspA gene encoding signal peptidase II, with the protein MQRTRRTPLSDSQSSRPPGDAEDLTEPADSSSAGSPSSPAPAGDRSSERGDGSLDERTPEGAELADVVAADAAPPRHPRPRLIALFAIVGLLVLGLDQLTKVLALQHLTPGEPVNVIGSLLRFNLIRNPGAAFSLGSDFTPVISAIQITVALGVIWLSRRVGSAGWAVAFGLLFGGAVGNITDRIFREPSPFHGHVVDFLQTPNWAIFNVADMAVTSAAALLVIQTLRGIRLDGTKDVGSKPMDTDTSTTAEPKPGAE; encoded by the coding sequence ATGCAAAGAACGCGAAGAACGCCGCTGAGCGACTCCCAGTCGTCCCGCCCGCCCGGGGACGCCGAAGACCTGACGGAACCGGCCGACTCCTCGTCGGCCGGTTCTCCGTCGTCTCCGGCTCCCGCCGGTGACCGCTCGTCCGAGCGCGGCGACGGCAGCCTGGACGAGCGGACTCCCGAAGGAGCCGAGCTGGCGGACGTGGTGGCTGCCGACGCGGCACCGCCCCGGCACCCACGGCCGCGGCTGATCGCGCTGTTCGCGATCGTCGGGCTGCTGGTGCTCGGGCTGGACCAGCTCACCAAGGTGCTCGCTCTGCAGCACCTGACGCCGGGGGAGCCGGTGAACGTGATCGGCTCGCTGCTCAGGTTCAACCTGATCCGCAACCCCGGCGCCGCGTTCAGTCTCGGCTCCGACTTCACCCCGGTGATCAGCGCGATCCAGATCACCGTCGCGCTCGGCGTGATCTGGCTGTCGCGGCGGGTCGGCTCGGCCGGCTGGGCGGTCGCCTTCGGGCTGCTGTTCGGTGGCGCGGTCGGCAACATCACCGACCGGATCTTCCGCGAGCCGTCGCCGTTCCACGGCCACGTGGTCGACTTCCTGCAGACCCCGAACTGGGCCATCTTCAACGTCGCCGACATGGCGGTCACCTCGGCGGCCGCGCTGCTGGTGATCCAGACCCTGCGCGGGATCCGCCTCGACGGCACCAAGGACGTGGGCAGCAAACCGATGGACACCGACACCAGCACCACCGCCGAGCCGAAGCCGGGCGCCGAGTGA
- a CDS encoding TraR/DksA family transcriptional regulator, whose amino-acid sequence MKTNENRTPATAPAKSPKKAENLTVRDGETPWTPAELTELRTELEADVVHLKEEIRDAEKEIVGLLRDGGDGAGNDQADVGSTTLERDHEMSLANNARDMLDQIERALARIDDGTYGVCESCGKAIGKGRLQAFPRATLCVSCKEREERR is encoded by the coding sequence ATGAAGACCAATGAGAACAGGACCCCGGCAACGGCGCCGGCCAAGTCGCCCAAGAAGGCCGAGAACCTGACCGTGCGCGACGGCGAGACGCCGTGGACCCCGGCCGAGCTGACGGAGCTGCGGACCGAGCTGGAAGCCGACGTGGTGCACCTCAAGGAGGAGATCCGCGACGCCGAGAAGGAGATCGTCGGGCTGCTGCGCGACGGCGGCGACGGGGCCGGCAACGACCAGGCCGACGTCGGCTCCACCACGCTCGAGCGTGACCACGAGATGTCGCTGGCCAACAACGCCCGGGACATGCTGGACCAGATCGAGCGGGCGCTGGCCCGGATCGACGACGGCACCTACGGCGTCTGCGAGAGCTGCGGCAAGGCGATCGGCAAGGGGCGGCTGCAGGCGTTCCCGCGTGCGACACTGTGCGTGTCATGCAAAGAACGCGAAGAACGCCGCTGA